In one Solanum lycopersicum chromosome 11, SLM_r2.1 genomic region, the following are encoded:
- the LOC138339217 gene encoding secreted RxLR effector protein 161-like gives MKDLGKTKFCLGVQIENLSNGILVHQSTYTEKILKRFYMDNSHPLSTLMVVRSLDINTDPFRPQENDEELLGDETPYLSAIGALMYLANNTRPDICFAVSLLARFSSSPTKRHWNGIKHILRYLRGTMDMGLFYSNESKSELIGYADAGYLSDPHKARSQTGYLFTYGDTAISW, from the coding sequence atgaaagatctcggcaagacaaaattttgtcttggcgTACAGATTGAGAATTTGTCAAATGGAATACTTGTTCATCAATCAACGTACACAGAAAAGATACTAAAgcgtttttacatggataaCTCACATCCATTGAGTACTTTAATGGTGGTAAGATCGCTTGACATCAATACAGATCCATTTCGACCTCAAGAGAATGATGAAgagcttcttggtgatgaaactccttaCCTTAGTGCGATTGGGGCACTAATGTACCTTGCTAACAATACTCGACCAGATATCTGCTTTGCAGTAAgtctactggcaagattcagttcctccccaacaaaaagacattggaATGGTATTAAACATATACTTCGATATCTTCGGGGGACCATGGacatgggtttattctattccaATGAATCCAAGTCAGAActgattggttacgcagatgcagggtatttatctgatccgcataaagctcgATCACAAACAGGCTATTTGTTTACATATGGAGACACGGCAATATCTTGgtga